In Salmo trutta chromosome 24, fSalTru1.1, whole genome shotgun sequence, the DNA window GAGCTGGGATGTGTGTAGGACTTGTCACACATTTTGCAAAGATATGGTTTGTCAGACGTGTGGACATGCATGTGCTTCTTTCGGTCACTGCTGTTGGCAAACCGCCTGTCACAGCCTTCAAACTCACACtggaatggtttctctcctgcaTAAAAATAGGGATAAAACAGACACGTTAGATGCAGTTCCTCAGCAAAAGCCTACAAAACGACTATGCCTTAGGCCTAATACTTTACGAGTTGCGTTCAATAACATGGCCATTCAACCACGACTAGCGGGTTAAGTCATATAGCTATTCGTCATCGTTAGTGAATGCAGTGGTGTTCACACATGCCTTCTATTCGGTTAAATCTCAGTTGTATCACCAACTTAATTTAAATAGGGTTAACTTTATTTGTGGGACCAGACGTTCTCTTTTATGCAGGAAATTGTGGGTTTTAAGAAATAGCAAAACATTTAGGCCTATGGCTATTTGTTTTGAATCATAGCAATTGAATGTAAGTAGTATGTAAAATTACTTAAGAATATTTACTCAATATCCTACTTCCAAAATGAAATGCAAAATTGCTTTATTAGGCTCCAGTATGACTTAAATATATATAATCAAAACGTAAACATCCCATGTGGGGCAAAAGCTTCTGGTGCAGAGGGCGCGCCATTTGATTCGAAACAATAACGAATTAGCACCTGACCAATTCCATAGCTGCATCCCcccagaaaatagtaaaaatgtgaAAGGCTGGTAATGTGTGGACCCGAATGTCTAGCACCTAGTATCAATAGATTGCGTGAGAAAAGAAAAGGGCCATGACACATTCACACTCGCATGCGACTGAAGAGTAAGCACACCAAACGATTTCCTAAAACCAAAAAGCCAAACATTATTTCTCAGTggacaaaataaaataacaaaatcgATTTTCTGAAAAAGAGGCGAGGCATTCCGGACAGAATCCTAAAAGCTCAGTCTTGCATAAACATTAAACCGGTTGACGAGATTTACGCTACTATAGCCTACTCCGCGCAAGCAATGGACTGCTTAACCTCGCCTTTGAACCATTTTAAAGTTGACGAACCACAAAACCTCAAaagcatattacataatttagcaAATTGCTGCGAGACATTTCGTTTCTTCAAAACTGTGTAAACGCTAATAGTTTCCAGACTCGCCAGCTATGTGATTAGGGTACTATTGGAAAATCGAATCCACACTTTaggctatatatttttttttagatcTAAATCTACTTTGACCATAGATGTGAATGTCTACTTTGGCAGTCTAAAAATACCACTATTGATTAAATATCGACTGGGGTATTTTGGCGACGAGAAAAGGCGCTTTTtgcaggctataggctacaattGGCTATGATGAAATAAAGCATGGCGCATTGGGTgaattctaaaatgtgcagtgtaCATTTGCGAAACGAATAAATGCGAGAGGTAAAATGCTATAAATATCGTATAATTACCTGTATGTGTACGCTTGTGAATCTTCAAATTTTCCGACCTTGCGAAGACCTTGCCACATCCAGGGAAGGGGCAGGGGAAGGGTTTCTCACCCGTGTGGACCCGAATGTGATTCACCAGTTTGTATTTCGCCTTAAACGGTTTGCTCTCGCGGGGGCACTCTTCCCAAAAGCAAATGTGGTTGCTCTGCTCCGGTCCTCCGACGTGCTCCACGGAGACGTGCGTGACCAGCTCGTGCATGGTGCTGAAAGTTTTGTTGCAACTCTTCTTGGGGTTGCTCAGCTGCTCTGGGTCGATCCATTTACAGATGAGCTCCTGCTTGATGCACTGCTGCCGCATGTAGCGAAAGAAGGCaccggggtggtggtggtggtgggctcCCATGTTCATCCCCATGTTCATATTCATGCTGCTGTACTGGTTATGGAGCTGGGCGGCCGAGTAAGGGTCGGTCCTTGGGCTGGAGACCTGGTGGTACTGGTCGGAACGCCCAAAAACCTCGCCCGGTAGTCCAAGACGCATTTGCCCATTGAGCACATTCGGGGATCCGTGGGACCCATGCTGGTCGTGGATGCCGGGGAACAGAATGTGGCCTTGGCTGTCTGTGTGGGTATGATGAAGAGACCCCGCCGTGGGGCCGAAAATAGCGTGTTGGCTGCTCGCCGGAGATGATTCTCCGAAGCCTCGGCTGCGAAAGAGAAAGTCCCTGGTGGAGTTGAACGGGGAACTCGCGTACGAGGTGACATGGGCTGCATGAGCCCCCAAAGCCCCTGCGGGGTAGCCAGGCGCCTGGGAGGTGAAGGCAGAGCTCTGTCCCGGAGAAAGATCATGGTTCAGTTTAAACGCACCCATGTGTGCCGAGTCGACGAAGCTATTTTGTGCTAAACTCAAGTCTCTCTCCTGCATCTCGCTTGCTGAGTGATGCCTGGCAAACGTGCCAACTCCCAGACCGGGGAACTGGTGACCTGCGTCCAGCAACATGGTCTCTCAAAGCGAATTTCGTTCGAATCAGCTTGTGTGTATAACAAAAAAAGTAGAAAAATTACAATTCAATTGTCTATTCAGTTATGGAAATTACAACTTCCATGCATGGAAACACCATATCAGGCGAAGCTCAAAGCGATGATCCACTCATAGGAAGAAAAAAACCCTATACAACTCGTCTTACCGAACACGTCTATATTCACTGGTAGTTAACTTTTAACAGCAACCAAAAAATCCCCATGAAACCAGTAAAGAGATTCCTTTGCGTTTTTCCTCTGGAAACTGGGAATGTTGATTGCTTTTAAACACACACGAAGAATTGAATAATTATCTTAATATCTGTCCTAGCACGAAGAGAGAGCGGGGTTTGGCAGCATCTCGGATTGTTGTTCCGATTTGTGTGTTTATTTCTTTCGCTTGCCTGTGTTTATTGCGGAGGGTCCCTCTTTCTCCGTGGACTGGCACTAGCTCCTCTTACGCCCCCTTTAACTGAAGCCCGGCCATTCATTCCACGCAGTCTCATTGGCCACTGTGTCTCATCAATCCCAGGTGCCCCTCCAATAGCAGGTACCGCTTTAGCGACTAATAGCTGATCGCCATTTTCCACTAATAATTGCCGCCTACTTTTTAGGAGAGGCAtttagggggaagagagagagagagggagagaaaatagtATCGGATATGATGCCTTAAAACCTTAATTTTATAGGTTGATGTATAACGGGTGGATTGACAATACGACATTGCACGTTGTGTGATAATGGTGTTTAAAAACCTGAGCTATAGAGTTAAAGATATAACTGTAAGTGAACTAGCGAATGGGGTTTTGGGGTAGAAGGTGGGGTGTGCACATGTCATTCATGTTAAACAGCAATAGTGAATTCATCATTAGACACGCGGATTTAATTAGAAACGAGAGTCAATCATTTAGCCAAACCACTATTTTATATATTGACTGTGTTTCTCttacaaataaatacagtatttatATGTGCGAAATAACGCACGTTTATGGGTAAATGCATATCACAAGCTCTGCTATAGAAAGGTAGGAATATACAGCAGAAACAGAAGCATATCAGAACACAACATACCATTTCATGAAATAGAACTGATTACACAGCAGACTCTAGAGTACTCCCTTAAAATTGTTGCTGATCATTTACCCCTATAAAGAAAACGGTGTATGTTCATAGCCTCTGCACCTACAGCCATCAGTGAGCTATAGactcatgtagcctatagcctacgtACATTTGTTAAAGTATTACACCTCCACTCACCCGAGGTTTACATTTACCTTGTTTTCATAGAGAGCTGGGTCGGTGGTTTGTCCATTTTGCTTAGATATCTTGTACAGTTTGTCAGTCTTGCCTTAGCCGCCAAATATGACTATTGTTTATTTTAGCTGCAATCAACAGCACGAGCCTATGTTTGAACGTTCTCTCCTGCAAAAGCAAAAAACGAAATGCGTTAGATGAGTTTAACTATAGATAGCACTAATGCAAAACATATTGCATAGGCCTGTACACATTATTTCGGATTAGTCATAATTTGGTGAGCATTTGCCCTACACGTGGGTGAGTTTGGTGACAACAGAGCTTCATATTACAACGCAACGGGCTAATAAAGAAAATAGATCTCTATAGAACAAATAGCCTAGACCCAAAAGCCTAATGGTCTTCAATTGCTATAGCCGACCATAAAGTCTCACTCAATCAGAACAAGAAACCTCGCCGGCTGTTCATGTCTGCAAAAACATGGCCAGCTCACAATATTTGCTACTATCGTGAGTCTTTTCGTCCAAAGCGCGTACTGTATGGATTGCGTTCAAAATCAACCGGATCCAACAACAGCTGGGCATTGAAATGTACGCACTAAAGTGAaaggaagtttacttacacttccATTGAATTCAAGTCCCACAAGTCCTCCTGCTCCAAGACACATCAAACTGTCTCTTGTCCCTCTCGGCTCCCAAACACTGTAAAAAAGCGGTCAATAATGGGACCGGGAGTAGGACGTCTGAAAACTTTGGGAATCCTGTCCCTCTCTCAGCCCCAAAGCGGGGGCAGCCGTAGCGTTCTCTGCCATTCTTCCAATTTCTCTCCGCACCGCGGGACACGCAGGAGCTGATCCAAGTTCAAAGTCACGTATGCCGACCTCTCTAAAGAACTTCTTTATTTCGGTGGAAACCCCCTTCCCTGTCACTTGATAGgataaaaattaaaataaattagaGAGAAAGAACTCAATCGGACCAGAGGCGCATATCTGTGGGTTCTTATTTCCCTCAAACTCAGGAGAAAGGGGGCTTCTGAAAATCCCCAAAGACCAGTATTTCAACAGATTACTCAGACAGAAAATAGAGGAGCCAGAAAGTCTTGAAAAGGGTTAGaaatataaaatacagtacaaaaatgtaTAGAAATGAATATATTGATACCAACACACCTTTGATTATGCCTATTTTTGGTTTACAGAGAAAACAACTCCCACATAAATTCTAACCAAATATTCACGATATGGCTTATGATCTGAATATGTCCGACAACAAGGCTAGTAAATAAAAGCTTGTATTTCATGCCTTAATGGCGCAGCGCCTAACGCAAAGGTGAAGGAAACGGGGCGTATTTCACTAGTTCATATTTGACAATATCAATACGTTGACGCATTGGAAGGTTACTTGTGTGGTTTCCGTGACCTTGTGTGATTCATGGATGTTTGACCTATGACCCGTTAAGACCACATATGCTGCACTTTTGACTTCTTCTGTAAAATAAACCTTTTTCTATAACAAAGCGCCTTTTGTTTAAAAACTTTTAAAGATGTCGCTCGCTCCTTCCAGCTGGGC includes these proteins:
- the LOC115160581 gene encoding zinc finger protein ZIC 2 translates to MLLDAGHQFPGLGVGTFARHHSASEMQERDLSLAQNSFVDSAHMGAFKLNHDLSPGQSSAFTSQAPGYPAGALGAHAAHVTSYASSPFNSTRDFLFRSRGFGESSPASSQHAIFGPTAGSLHHTHTDSQGHILFPGIHDQHGSHGSPNVLNGQMRLGLPGEVFGRSDQYHQVSSPRTDPYSAAQLHNQYSSMNMNMGMNMGAHHHHHPGAFFRYMRQQCIKQELICKWIDPEQLSNPKKSCNKTFSTMHELVTHVSVEHVGGPEQSNHICFWEECPRESKPFKAKYKLVNHIRVHTGEKPFPCPFPGCGKVFARSENLKIHKRTHTGEKPFQCEFEGCDRRFANSSDRKKHMHVHTSDKPYLCKMCDKSYTHPSSLRKHMKVHEAAPPASDSSPAASSGYESSTPPGLISPTTETQSNNNLSPASAVHNNNNGHSSLSSNFSEWYV